Genomic segment of Acetonema longum DSM 6540:
CCGTTATTTTTCTCGCATATAGAAACGGACCAATTCTTCCAGGATTTCATCTCTTTCCAGTTTGCGAATCAGGGTGCGGGCATTGTTATAGCTTGTGATATAGGTAGGATCCCCGGATAAAAGATATCCCACAAGCTGACTGATGGGATTATAGCCTTTTTCCTTCAACGCCTGGTACACGATGACGATCGTTTTGGCCGCCTCGTTGGTTTCTGCGCCATCCACCTGAAACATCATGGTCTCATCAGAGATAGGAGCCATAGCAATCATCC
This window contains:
- a CDS encoding IreB family regulatory phosphoprotein, yielding MAPISDETMMFQVDGAETNEAAKTIVIVYQALKEKGYNPISQLVGYLLSGDPTYITSYNNARTLIRKLERDEILEELVRFYMREK